The stretch of DNA GCTATCCTGCTGCAGCTGATGAATGTGGCTCAGAGTACAAATTCTAAATCACTATACACTGAGGAGCAGGTTAAACAAGCCGCTGAGAGTCTTGGTCTTAAGGTGTATGGAAGCGATGAAGAGGTGTATACCGAGCAGGAATGGAAAGAGAAAACCTCTGGGAATAAGGGACAGACAAGCAGGGGTACTGCTGCGAGTCCTTCAACGCCTGTTAAACCGTCCACTCCTAAGAAACCGTCGTCAACTTCGACGACTTCTCCCGCTACTCCTGTTAAGCCTGCAGAGCCCCAAAAGCCTACAGCGAAATCCAATTCTGCTTCAGAGGAGAAATCGGCCGAATCCATTTCCAAAGGCAGCATTTCCGTCAAGGTTACTTCCGGATCAACGTTAACGGATGTGGCAGCAAGGTTGGAGAAGGCAAACGTAATTTCCGACAAGAGCTCTTTTATAAAGTGGGCAAAAGCCAAAAAGCTGACGTCTGTGATTCAAACGGGAACCTATCAGTTCACTGAAGGGGAAGATTTCTCCTCGATTGCTAAAAAAATTACCACACGATCCAAATAACAAAGATCCCTCAAGGCCAAGTGGCTTAAAGGGATCTTTGTTATTTGGCAAAAATTTCGGTGTTATGATCCTTTCTTAAATTGGGTAAGGGCCCAAGAGGAGGCG from Paenibacillus sp. CAA11 encodes:
- a CDS encoding endolytic transglycosylase MltG, with product MKNRNFLMGLGAGLIIGAILLQLMNVAQSTNSKSLYTEEQVKQAAESLGLKVYGSDEEVYTEQEWKEKTSGNKGQTSRGTAASPSTPVKPSTPKKPSSTSTTSPATPVKPAEPQKPTAKSNSASEEKSAESISKGSISVKVTSGSTLTDVAARLEKANVISDKSSFIKWAKAKKLTSVIQTGTYQFTEGEDFSSIAKKITTRSK